The Musa acuminata AAA Group cultivar baxijiao chromosome BXJ2-2, Cavendish_Baxijiao_AAA, whole genome shotgun sequence genome has a segment encoding these proteins:
- the LOC135605163 gene encoding galactoside 2-alpha-L-fucosyltransferase-like, producing MEARGSKRYQSLDMSGDNSEAQPERHSSGILKPCVLLVTCLVSVLLVFLVGTHRTPSWELLRPVGAGAGIGRKNSSSEAPNDRLLGGLLSPDFDGESCLSRYQSMLYRKASPHAPSPYLIRRLREYEALHKKCAPNTHLYNKSIEQLKSGRGNGPMECNYVVWIPHNGLGNRVLTIVSSFLYALLNNKVLLLHIPSDFTDLVCEPFPGTSWVLPSDFPVHNFLDFDKGTPQSYGNMLRNKVIDDEMLSGSSNATLPAYVYLHLPWYYDQWDKLFFCGDAQLMLRRIPWLMLKSDHYFVPSLFLLQEYEEELRQLFLERATTFHHLVRYLVHPTNVVWDYVTKYYRAHLAAADETLGIQIRVFHNFPVPFESMLRQVINCSLSEGILPAVNLQEWAAPASKTDMKVKAVLVASLFSGYAERIRDMYAKHPTTTGEVVRVHQPSHEEQQHTEQQGHNIKALAEVELLSFSDALITSAWSTFGYVAQGLGGLQPWILLRHTQSDLPCRQAMSSEPCYLMPPPYPSTHCSKDHGDAGETAAARQYVRQCEDELGGIKVFD from the exons ATGGAGGCGAGAGGCAGCAAGAGGTACCAAAGCTTGGACATGTCCGGGGATAATTCGGAAGCGCAGCCGGAGAGGCACAGCTCCGGTATTCTGAAGCCATGCGTGCTCCTAGTCACCTGCTTGGTATCGGTGCTGTTGGTGTTCCTCGTCGGAACCCATAGGACGCCATCTTGGGAACTGCTGCGGCCAGTTGGTGCAGGAGCCGGAATAG GTCGGAAAAATAGCTCCTCCGAGGCACCCAATGACAGACTCCTTGGCGGCCTCTTGTCTCCTGACTTCGACGGCGAGTCCTGCCTCAGTCGATACCAGTCTATGCTCTACCGCAAGGCATCACCTCACGCTCCTTCGCCTTATCTCATCCGAAGGCTGCGAGAGTACGAAGCTCTCCACAAGAAATGCGCTCCGAACACCCATCTCTACAACAAGTCCATAGAGCAGTTGAAGTCCGGCCGCGGCAACGGCCCCATGGAGTGCAACTACGTGGTTTGGATCCCTCACAATGGCCTCGGCAACAGGGTGCTCACCATCGTCTCCTCCTTCCTCTACGCTCTCCTCAACAACAAGGTTCTGCTGCTCCACATCCCCAGCGACTTCACCGACCTTGTCTGCGAGCCCTTTCCGGGGACTTCGTGGGTTCTGCCTTCCGACTTCCCCGTCCACAACTTCCTCGACTTCGACAAAGGGACTCCTCAGAGCTACGGCAACATGCTCCGCAATAAGGTCATCGACGACGAGATGCTCTCAGGTTCTTCCAATGCTACATTGCCGGCTTACGTCTACCTCCACCTGCCCTGGTACTACGACCAATGGGATAAGCTGTTCTTCTGCGGCGACGCGCAGCTGATGCTTCGGAGGATCCCTTGGCTGATGCTGAAATCAGACCACTACTTCGTGCCGTCCCTGTTTCTACTGCAAGAGTACGAGGAGGAGTTGCGGCAGCTTTTCCTGGAGAGAGCGACCACGTTCCACCACCTCGTTCGGTATCTTGTGCACCCGACCAACGTCGTGTGGGACTACGTCACCAAGTATTACCGTGCTCATCTTGCTGCGGCTGATGAGACGTTGGGCATCCAGATCCGAGTCTTCCACAACTTCCCCGTTCCGTTCGAGTCGATGCTGCGTCAGGTCATTAACTGCTCGCTCAGTGAAGGCATTCTGCCGGCGGTGAACCTTCAGGAGTGGGCGGCACCAGCTTCGAAGACCGACATGAAAGTGAAGGCCGTCCTGGTCGCTAGCTTGTTTTCCGGATACGCCGAGAGGATCCGAGACATGTACGCCAAGCATCCCACGACGACCGGCGAGGTGGTCAGGGTGCACCAGCCGAGCCACGAGGAGCAGCAGCACACGGAACAGCAAGGCCATAACATCAAGGCGTTGGCAGAGGTGGAGCTTCTGAGTTTCAGCGACGCCCTGATCACCAGCGCGTGGTCGACGTTCGGGTACGTGGCGCAGGGGCTCGGGGGCCTGCAGCCGTGGATTCTGCTCCGGCACACGCAGTCGGACCTCCCATGCCGCCAGGCTATGTCGTCCGAGCCATGCTATCTCATGCCTCCCCCTTACCCTTCCACTCATTGCTCCAAGGATCATGGCGACGCCGGCGAAACGGCTGCGGCCAGGCAGTATGTTAGGCAGTGCGAAGATGAACTCGGAGGCATTAAGGTTTTCGACTAG